In Osmerus mordax isolate fOsmMor3 chromosome 16, fOsmMor3.pri, whole genome shotgun sequence, the genomic stretch GATCTGAACAACTGTTCCGCCAGTACAATCAAAGAACTtataccagagcctgtttaattgATATTGATTGTACTGGCTTTAGCTAATTCAGAAAGCTAGtcaacagctccctcatctagcTAGCTTTGACCAAAAAAATTCTGACAAAGTTTAGTTTgagggcgttttgtctgagaatgatggcgttttagatgttttcctgctccaacacaactgattcaaatgaatggtcctgtgttggagcaggaaaacatctaaaacatgcagggcagggggtcccgaggaccaggattgagaaccactgggctAGCCTACAATTTGAAGTAATATTCAAAAAAAATTGGAACGCAATTTCATAGCCAATAAAGATATCTGATTGTAAATGAACCAATTAAAACTCTGATATTTGGACTGAAAAAAAACCCTGCTGCAGAAGGTTTCAGATAGAGTTTATTGTAATAATCGCACAGTTAGTTTATGGACAGAACTGAAGGTTTGGAGAAGCAAACCAATCATGTGATGGAGATTAAGGTGGTTTATGGTGGCTTATGGTGGCTTATGGGCCGCACTCCGGGTGCGGCCCATGGAGGCACCCGGAGGAGTTGTTCACgtacagagggaggaaaggtgACAGGGTGCTAATGCAATGCAAACTTTGTTTGCCATCTGTGGTGATTTTGTCTTACAAGCGTTCAACCTCTAATATCAATAAACACCTTTAACAAATAAGGTAAACATTTTGTATTGTTGTTGAAAGCTACTATTTTCTCTATGGACCTCTGAAAATCTAGAAAATGCATTAACTATCACCAGCTAAACTACTGTAAGTAGTTTTTGAGAAGATTATTTTATACatttacttttatttattttttactttttgaACACCTGTACTTGTACTGTAACTGTAATTGAGTTATCTGAGCAATGTAACGTAcgtaaaatacattttcatgacTCTTTCCACAACTTCTAGTTACCCACATGACTAACAGGTTGCATAGCTAGCTAACTGCAGTAATGGCTAACTTCTACTTATTTGATGAAAAATAAGGAAATGGTACTCTGACAAGGCAGAGGAGACCTGGCAGACGCGGAGGAAAGGTCTGTAAGGAGATTTATTCAGCAACAAAGacacaaataaaacaaaaatagcTCTTCATTGAGGGCCACTTCAGCTGGTGGGGCTTGCTCAACGGGTTAGGCCTGGTTCTCTCTGGTTGGGGAAGCATTGGGTGGGTGCTTCAGTCTCTTCTTTGTGCCTCTTCAGTCCTCCGCCTCTCTGCCTGTGGGGACACACTTTCAGAAGTTAGGAAAGACACACTATTTTATCTCCCTCGTGCACCCCTTCCAGTCCTTTTAAGCTCCCTTGATGAGGAATCACTCTCAGGTGTGCTCCCTCATCAGGGGAAAGCAGCAGTGGCTCCCCTGGACGCGGTGCTGAGGTTCTTGCCGGGCTCCCCTAGTACGAGAAAGCACATTCTGTTAAACTAGGAGAACTAAAACCAATCACAGGTTGAAATATGtaccacaggcactgcactagcaTAATAGGCCATATTAAAAAAATGACACTGATTTTAGTTGGTTGATTTATTGATTCAGTGAAAATAGACAGTGAAATCATCACAAATACATAATTTTCTGCAGTTACGGAAGAATGAATTGGCCTGTAAGAGGCCACTGCTGAATACAATACCTCTTAAATGAAATGATTGAAACAAATCAACCATTCAATTCTCTTGCTGAACCAAAAAactattcacacaaacacacacaaaagcacacaatcACGCAtgtctacagtacatacacCAAAATGCAAACACTCTTTCTTTTTATAATCAAGCATAATATTTGCTTTCAAGACAAACCAAACAAGTTGCTCTGTTTTACATTCATCGAAGACGCCAGCATTTTCatctataaatgtttttttgggggaggACATTTTGGCAAATGTATGTAAATAGAAAGGGATAAAATTGTTAATATacagataaaaaaaacatgtaaatgCTACTATTAGAAAAATCCTTATGGATAAAGGTAACTTTAGTACAGGGGGTGAATTATTTCATTGACGACAATCTCAATCAAATGTACCATCAGAAATTATGATAAAATTACCATGGTGGTCAATATAATAACAAGAGCACAAATCCTAGTcccacaacaaacaaacaaaggcaAGACACAAAGAAATAATGATGGCATAGGTAGAAAAACAACAGTTTGATAGTTTGAAGTATAAACTATAGAAGTTTACAAATAAGTACgtaagcctaaccctaaccctaataatCCTAGTACATCGACATGCTATAATTTAGAACTGGAGAAACCTGCCAGTCTTTAACACAGCACCATTGCCAACTAGTGGACAGGTGtgccaaacagtataattaAATTAATCTGAACCTCTTTATGAAACACTTCTTGGCCAAAAAGACCtgccacctccacacagcattCAGATGGAGGATATGGATATATGGACATAGGTTACTAATGGTTACTTTGATGTAGAGATATAGAAAGTtggagcaagggagagaaaaagagacagagagagaacagaaaaagaaaagaagagcaGTTTGAGAAATTTAGCACATAAGAGAATATACACAGAAATatttagaagaaggaagagaTAGAGGATGTTAAGTGCCTAGGAGGCAGTGAACTTCCTGAGTGTGATAACAATGAGGGCCAGTAGGACGGAGGCCCCCAGGAACACCGCGATGACGATGGCTGTGATGGCCCCGGGGCCAAGAACACCTGTACACAACAACACTGACTTGACATACATTGTTCACACCATGAGAAAACATTAGAACGTCTTGGGGTCAGAATGCTATTCTACCAAGCATGCTCATGATTGAAAACAGCTCTTACCCTCATCATCTTCCACGGGCGGGGAGTTTGTTGTGTCCTCATACTCATAGGTAAAGGCTCGCTCCGTTATGTCCTGGAAAGGGTCCTTTGTGGCAACATCGTAGGCCCCCCCCCCGGACATGTCGTGGTTGTCCCCATTGAGAGTTGGTGCAGGGTCAATAGTCTCTGTGGAATATCAAACATTTACAAATGCAAGGCTCATAGACAGCACTAGACATGATGTCTAAGTAGTGACAACCAATGGAGGGaaataaaatgttgttttttttgtgtcaagAGAGGGAGCTGCTTTGCTGATGATCGTAATTGTCTATTTGCCGATGAAAACACAGTTGGGGGAAAACTGACCTGAATCTtaagaagaaaaagaacaatgaaaaagagagagatgcttattaagaatcttggaggcttaaccccctgtcttaacccttgtgttatcttcgggtcattctgacccatcagtcattgtgacccaccttcgtattgcgacaaatttacctcatacaaaaacaaagtgaagcattttcttttaacatgctgtctcagaccccccacattggaatggttaaaagaaaatcatttttatttgtttttgtattgggtaaaattgggttaacacaacgatggttcgttatgaacctttgggtcatgtgacccgaaggcagcacgagggttaaaccagaggtgacgagtctcggtgtaatcctggactcagatttgaatttcaactctcacattaataaagtgaccaaaacagctttcgttcacctgaggaatatagcaaaggtacgaccattcataaaccaaaatgatgcagagaagttaattcatgcttttatatccagccggctggactactgtaacgcacttttcactggtcttcccaagaaaaccact encodes the following:
- the snorc gene encoding protein SNORC produces the protein MIPNSSLGRPLVFIIGLLVATVYTETIDPAPTLNGDNHDMSGGGAYDVATKDPFQDITERAFTYEYEDTTNSPPVEDDEGVLGPGAITAIVIAVFLGASVLLALIVITLRKFTAS